The following are encoded in a window of Kitasatospora fiedleri genomic DNA:
- a CDS encoding restriction endonuclease subunit S domain-containing protein: MQQRTSAVVEGMLADINAGEAAQAAARSDLRVLWDSVLDAVADGTLDNRPPERASHYRIHEVASVIGGVQAPRTAEDGVRHTYLRVANIAPETIDLDKVKHLTIPKERVSFLQHHLLQKDDLLIVRQNGSPDRLGQAALWHGQLPDILIQNHLARIRPHGIDPRYLELVWNAPSTLRPLRPLATSTTGSRTLRLDDIRAVRVRVPGAAAQAELVLAADRWKDHVDAVGALLDDASRAAAALRLSVLARAFSGRLAPGGTAADGDGQLCTMSTPGVPQLRPVVGHALGVSVDAGYEQQEFDF; encoded by the coding sequence GTGCAGCAGCGCACCAGCGCCGTCGTTGAAGGCATGCTGGCGGACATCAACGCAGGTGAGGCGGCACAAGCAGCCGCCCGGAGCGACCTGCGCGTGTTGTGGGACAGCGTCCTTGACGCCGTGGCTGACGGGACTCTCGACAACCGGCCACCGGAAAGGGCTTCGCACTACCGCATCCACGAGGTCGCCTCCGTCATCGGCGGAGTCCAGGCGCCCCGAACAGCAGAGGATGGTGTCCGCCACACCTACCTGCGTGTCGCCAACATCGCGCCCGAAACCATCGACCTCGACAAGGTCAAGCACCTCACCATCCCCAAGGAAAGAGTGTCCTTCCTCCAGCACCACCTTCTGCAGAAGGACGACCTCCTGATCGTACGCCAGAACGGCAGCCCGGACCGTCTGGGCCAGGCCGCCCTCTGGCACGGACAGCTGCCCGACATCCTCATCCAGAACCACCTGGCCCGCATCAGGCCCCACGGCATCGACCCGAGATACCTCGAGCTGGTCTGGAACGCCCCCAGCACCTTGCGTCCGCTCCGTCCGCTTGCTACGTCGACCACGGGTAGCCGGACACTGAGGTTGGACGACATCCGGGCCGTGCGTGTGCGCGTCCCAGGTGCTGCTGCCCAGGCGGAACTGGTTCTGGCTGCCGACCGCTGGAAGGACCATGTGGATGCGGTCGGTGCGCTGCTCGATGACGCGAGCCGGGCAGCTGCCGCGCTTCGTCTGTCCGTTCTCGCCCGGGCGTTCTCGGGTCGCCTCGCCCCGGGCGGGACGGCAGCAGACGGCGACGGGCAGCTCTGCACCATGAGCACGCCGGGTGTTCCCCAGCTCAGGCCAGTGGTCGGCCACGCGCTCGGCGTGTCAGTCGATGCCGGATACGAGCAGCAGGAGTTCGACTTCTGA
- a CDS encoding N-6 DNA methylase, translating into MPENLPLDAVDAAPSLADRLWGRWQQVNDGDFRLDSAHLQTVAHLLLFRQAHRRLTRRAAEATAAGPIALAALAGAWTDLTTSADAYGTYRQLLHDLGAAPETALGAVFVDAHQSIDDPVVLRELIAVLDEGLAQDVGSVSADDEGEVLSDLLERALQHLRGSNPDYYTPRALVDLVVATVRPGPDDIITDPACKAGSFLTAAYRYILEHNPGTEPRPQAGASASEGTSPPSPTLPAPTCCCTASPSMPTARASRMRAPSASQRCHGRRS; encoded by the coding sequence GTGCCCGAGAACCTGCCCCTGGATGCGGTGGACGCGGCGCCCTCGCTGGCGGACCGCTTGTGGGGTCGCTGGCAGCAGGTCAACGATGGGGACTTCCGTCTCGACAGTGCCCACCTGCAGACCGTGGCGCACCTGTTGTTGTTCCGGCAGGCCCACCGCCGACTCACCAGGAGAGCGGCAGAGGCGACTGCTGCGGGTCCGATCGCGTTGGCTGCGCTAGCTGGGGCATGGACTGATCTCACTACCAGCGCCGACGCCTACGGCACCTATCGGCAGTTGCTGCACGATCTGGGCGCAGCCCCTGAGACGGCGCTGGGTGCCGTGTTCGTCGATGCACACCAGAGTATCGACGACCCGGTCGTGCTGCGGGAGCTCATCGCTGTCCTGGACGAGGGCCTCGCCCAGGACGTTGGCAGCGTGTCAGCCGACGACGAGGGCGAAGTCCTGTCCGACCTCCTGGAACGCGCCCTTCAGCACCTGCGAGGCAGCAACCCCGACTACTACACGCCGCGTGCCCTCGTCGACCTCGTGGTCGCCACGGTGCGACCGGGCCCGGACGACATCATCACCGACCCGGCGTGCAAGGCTGGCAGCTTCCTCACTGCGGCATACCGGTACATCCTTGAGCACAATCCCGGCACCGAACCCCGTCCGCAGGCGGGCGCATCAGCATCAGAGGGAACGAGTCCGCCCTCACCAACCTTGCCGGCGCCAACCTGTTGCTGCACGGCATCACCAAGCATGCCGACTGCCCGGGCGTCACGAATGAGAGCCCCTTCGGCCTCCCAGCGATGCCACGGGCGACGGTCGTGA
- a CDS encoding HsdM family class I SAM-dependent methyltransferase, protein MLHGITKHADCPGVTNESPFGLPAMPRATVVIANPPFGTMKGEEKSAVESRVDLPVRTSSKALNYLQHIMSILVPGGRAGVIVPDGVLFATGAARDVRRLLLQTFDVHTLIRLPAGVFPTARGVRTSILFFDRHPTGRRGPGGTLWVYDLRTGSSPTGGESHLDAEGSAEIVRALCTGDRSSRQESADHRFRPFTYDELMKREDTNLDLVCPPLEPPVPDNRSPGVIAAEITEKLKTALSHFEAVTEAL, encoded by the coding sequence TTGCTGCACGGCATCACCAAGCATGCCGACTGCCCGGGCGTCACGAATGAGAGCCCCTTCGGCCTCCCAGCGATGCCACGGGCGACGGTCGTGATCGCCAACCCGCCCTTCGGCACGATGAAGGGTGAGGAGAAGTCCGCGGTCGAGTCGCGCGTCGACCTTCCGGTCCGGACGAGCAGCAAAGCACTCAACTACCTCCAGCACATCATGTCGATCCTCGTGCCAGGAGGGCGGGCAGGAGTGATCGTGCCGGACGGCGTGCTGTTCGCTACGGGAGCCGCACGGGACGTACGACGCCTGCTCCTGCAGACCTTTGACGTCCACACCCTGATCCGGCTCCCTGCCGGTGTCTTCCCCACCGCCCGCGGCGTCCGCACCAGCATCCTCTTCTTCGACAGGCATCCCACCGGGCGTAGGGGACCGGGAGGCACGCTGTGGGTCTACGACCTGCGCACGGGGTCCTCACCGACTGGTGGTGAGAGCCACCTGGACGCTGAAGGCTCTGCCGAGATCGTTCGGGCACTTTGCACGGGCGACCGCAGCTCGCGGCAGGAAAGTGCCGACCACCGGTTCAGGCCGTTCACCTACGACGAACTCATGAAGCGTGAGGACACCAACCTCGACCTCGTGTGCCCGCCGTTGGAACCGCCCGTCCCGGACAACCGGTCACCAGGAGTCATTGCTGCCGAGATCACGGAGAAGCTGAAGACTGCTCTGAGTCACTTCGAAGCTGTCACCGAGGCGCTGTGA
- a CDS encoding DNA/RNA helicase domain-containing protein, translated as MTTKKPWGALEEYSSANALVRNIERSVKKITESYRSAHPQGAAPSSSDLESWQESLFELATFLVDAGLGQTSLFVEYRVDPGMNPIDVVIAGRHPSGNLSFAAIELKQWGSIHRPNLATPKGLCGACQDPEANRLCGDCATGMVFAPFYGKHKKHPAVQVHDNLIALRRHHSMFDNRYINIVGASYLHNLKDEDSQWISQVAPHPEIPTFTARQPDDLQKFLAANFAPGLGTEAAQALLKGRRSTALLTDDAGSIINGYSQFSLLENQLRAVNDIMGAVRGGPSAGAKRVFVISGRAGTGKSLVALDVLGRALRGGHQARFVSGGIASRDNFKRATRGHGRMFPTINQIADSVTADELDLIVCDEAHRLTHRPMQGSRKERPGETTVAAIVNRAKVPVFFIDGDQRIFPKEVWSPDVLRTEIQSLGAEVVPITLDRVLRAVGSATYDRWIQQFLAGAPIPWDAGDDHDPEPFKLSYAENATAMEDFLKEKNASGASARISAGMCWKWDDRSGTVPEVAPDETWARPWNAGDGRVPPGVPKRKFWATGEGGFNQVGCIHTAQGLEYEWGGVIIGPDLSWDNGKWEVHRAHVRSKARQIKQDADLLRSVRNAYGVLLSRSIRGTVIYSVDPSTRKLLADLGVPKI; from the coding sequence ATGACCACGAAGAAGCCCTGGGGGGCACTGGAGGAGTACAGCTCCGCCAACGCCCTGGTGCGAAACATCGAGCGGTCGGTCAAGAAGATAACTGAGAGTTACCGGAGTGCCCACCCCCAAGGGGCAGCACCCTCGAGTTCGGACCTCGAATCATGGCAGGAGAGCCTCTTCGAGTTGGCGACGTTTCTGGTCGACGCCGGACTCGGACAGACGTCACTCTTCGTCGAGTACCGCGTGGACCCCGGAATGAATCCGATCGATGTCGTTATCGCAGGACGGCATCCCAGCGGAAACCTCAGCTTCGCAGCCATTGAGCTGAAGCAGTGGGGCTCGATCCATCGGCCGAACCTGGCGACCCCCAAAGGTCTCTGCGGCGCCTGCCAGGACCCGGAGGCCAATCGCCTCTGCGGGGACTGCGCTACGGGAATGGTGTTCGCACCGTTCTATGGAAAGCACAAAAAGCATCCTGCAGTGCAGGTCCACGACAACCTGATCGCGCTGCGGAGGCATCACAGCATGTTCGACAATCGGTATATAAACATCGTCGGTGCATCATACCTCCACAACCTCAAGGATGAGGATTCCCAGTGGATTAGCCAGGTGGCTCCGCATCCGGAGATCCCTACCTTCACCGCCCGGCAGCCCGATGATCTCCAAAAGTTCCTGGCCGCCAATTTCGCACCGGGTCTCGGCACCGAGGCCGCCCAGGCTCTCCTCAAGGGACGTCGCTCGACGGCGCTACTGACCGATGATGCGGGCTCCATCATCAACGGCTACTCGCAGTTCAGTCTGTTGGAGAACCAGTTGCGCGCTGTCAATGACATCATGGGCGCCGTGCGGGGCGGCCCCTCGGCTGGTGCGAAACGCGTCTTCGTCATCAGCGGCCGCGCTGGAACCGGGAAATCTCTGGTGGCCCTCGATGTACTCGGCCGCGCACTACGGGGTGGCCACCAAGCGCGATTTGTGTCTGGAGGAATCGCATCGCGCGACAATTTCAAGCGGGCAACCAGAGGGCACGGTCGCATGTTCCCGACGATCAACCAGATCGCAGACTCCGTCACGGCAGACGAACTCGATCTCATCGTCTGCGACGAAGCGCATCGACTCACCCATCGCCCCATGCAAGGCTCGCGCAAGGAACGGCCCGGAGAGACCACCGTGGCGGCAATCGTCAACCGCGCCAAGGTGCCCGTCTTCTTCATCGACGGGGATCAACGGATTTTCCCGAAGGAGGTGTGGTCACCTGACGTTCTCCGGACCGAGATCCAGTCGCTGGGCGCCGAAGTCGTCCCCATCACTCTAGACCGGGTCTTGCGCGCAGTTGGCAGTGCCACCTACGACAGGTGGATCCAACAGTTCCTCGCGGGCGCACCAATCCCTTGGGATGCTGGAGACGACCACGACCCAGAGCCGTTCAAGCTCTCCTACGCCGAGAATGCGACCGCCATGGAGGACTTCCTCAAGGAGAAGAATGCGTCCGGAGCAAGCGCCCGCATCAGCGCCGGAATGTGCTGGAAGTGGGACGACCGATCCGGAACCGTGCCAGAGGTGGCGCCAGACGAGACCTGGGCCCGCCCTTGGAACGCTGGGGATGGCCGCGTTCCGCCAGGCGTGCCGAAGCGAAAGTTCTGGGCTACCGGCGAAGGCGGCTTCAATCAGGTTGGCTGCATACACACAGCCCAAGGCCTGGAGTACGAGTGGGGTGGCGTCATCATTGGCCCAGACCTTTCCTGGGACAACGGAAAGTGGGAAGTCCACCGCGCGCACGTACGCAGCAAGGCTCGGCAGATCAAGCAGGACGCCGATCTTCTGCGCTCGGTCCGCAATGCTTATGGAGTGCTACTGTCGCGCTCCATACGCGGCACCGTGATCTACTCCGTCGATCCATCCACCAGGAAACTCCTAGCGGATCTCGGCGTGCCTAAGATATGA
- a CDS encoding cation diffusion facilitator family transporter: MAEHEHDHGSDHQHDHGHGSHAGHGHAVAADADRRWLWSALVLLVAFMAGEVVVGFAARSLALISDAAHMLTDAASIGLALVAMRLAARPARGGYTYGLKRAEILSAQANGVTLLVLSAWLGYEAVTRLVSPPEVQGSLVLVTALVGVVVNVAATWCLSKANRSSLNVEGAFQHVLTDLYAFVATAVAGAVVLFTRFVRADAIASLVVVALMLRAGTGLVRDSARIFLEAAPAGIDPDEVADRLVAAPQVEEVHDLHIWEITSNQPALSAHILVAPGGDCHAVRRGLQRRLREEYRITHATLQVDHLGEDDRDGLLQIAPNSAAAAAEEEAREHCADAHGPVHRAGPHPH, from the coding sequence CCGCAGGTGGCTGTGGAGCGCGCTGGTCCTGCTGGTGGCGTTCATGGCGGGCGAGGTGGTGGTGGGCTTCGCCGCCCGTTCGCTGGCGCTGATCTCGGACGCGGCGCACATGCTGACCGACGCCGCCTCGATCGGGCTGGCCCTGGTGGCGATGCGGCTGGCGGCGCGTCCGGCGCGCGGCGGTTACACGTACGGGTTGAAGCGGGCCGAGATCCTCTCCGCGCAGGCGAACGGGGTGACGCTGCTGGTGCTGTCGGCCTGGCTGGGCTACGAGGCGGTGACCCGGCTGGTCTCGCCGCCGGAGGTGCAGGGGTCGCTGGTGCTGGTGACGGCGCTGGTGGGCGTGGTGGTGAACGTCGCGGCGACCTGGTGCCTGTCGAAGGCGAACCGGTCCTCGCTGAACGTGGAGGGCGCCTTCCAGCACGTGCTGACCGACCTGTACGCGTTCGTCGCGACGGCGGTGGCGGGCGCGGTGGTGCTGTTCACCAGGTTCGTCCGGGCGGACGCGATCGCCTCGCTGGTGGTGGTGGCGCTGATGCTGCGGGCCGGGACCGGGCTGGTGCGGGACTCGGCGCGGATCTTCCTGGAGGCCGCGCCGGCCGGGATCGACCCGGACGAGGTGGCGGACCGGCTGGTGGCCGCGCCGCAGGTGGAGGAGGTCCACGACCTGCACATCTGGGAGATCACCTCCAACCAGCCCGCGCTGTCGGCGCACATCCTGGTCGCCCCGGGCGGCGACTGCCACGCGGTGCGGCGCGGACTCCAGCGCCGGCTGCGCGAGGAGTACCGGATCACCCACGCCACCCTCCAGGTCGACCACCTCGGCGAGGACGACCGGGACGGGCTGCTCCAGATCGCCCCGAACAGCGCGGCCGCGGCCGCCGAGGAGGAGGCCCGCGAGCACTGCGCGGACGCGCACGGCCCGGTGCACCGGGCGGGCCCGCACCCGCACTGA